The Molothrus ater isolate BHLD 08-10-18 breed brown headed cowbird chromosome 10, BPBGC_Mater_1.1, whole genome shotgun sequence sequence TGGAGATGTCTTACTCTGCCCCCTTAGGCTGtgcactcctcctcctctgtgagGACAAACCTGGCTGaatgcctgctctgcctggacCCAGGGTCTGCTGTGAGAACCCAGCATCAACAAAACTTTTTTAACCTTATTTAGCAGCGTCAGGCAGCCCTTCATGTGGGACACTGGAATGCAGCAAACCCCCAGGATTATGGGCACTGCTTAAACTCCCGTTTTTATGGTGAGCATATCCACAGGGTAAGATGGCACCAGGCCAAAGCTTTGTCACTGGTCCAGATCTGCAATGTATTTCTGCATACAGAGACCTTGTTTTCCTTCACTCTGTTATGTTTTATCTACTTCCTGAAGAGTAAATATCCCTCtggcttttctctctgcagggATTCAGATCTTGGCAGCAATGCCAGTTAGGCTGAGGAGccttcctcagcacagccagaaaCACTGATGGTCCTGCATGATAGGGGTTTTCCCTTAAATAATAAcacccttttttgttttctaagtgCCTAAATTCTCTCTCTTTGGTTTCTTGTGTTTGAATACATAATTGGATAACTTCCAAGGTGGAGAGCTACTCACTAATTGTATATAAATTATTCACAACATCTTTCGTGCACTTGCATGGGATCAAGTTCCCATATCCCAGAGGCCAGTTCATGCATCCAGAGTCTGTTTACTTCCTTTGCTGTCGTAagtgtaattaaaaattttacacCGTTCTGCATAAACAGATTTCAAAGCACCTTTTGCCACTCCTAGGAACAGAGGAAAATTCCCACCTGCTCTTCTTTACTCTGTCTTGTCTCCTgcttgttgattttttttatatatatacatgctGCAACTTGTTGGCCAGCACAAAGCCCCatttcctggagaagaggaataaaaaccaaatgGAAGGCACATGAAAGGTAGTGCCAAAAAGGAAGAGCTGTCCGTGCAAACAATGTTGTCTCCATGGTGGGACCCTCAGCACTCCCAGGTTATCCTGGCTCTCAAGCTGCTGAAATCCCAGCTGGAGGCCCAGTGTGGCAGGACAGCCTTTCCCTGGGAGCCAGGTCCCCACCAGGCCTGGCTGGGTGAAGCTGCTGTGTTTCACAGGTGCCAAGAGCTGATATCTGGGGGAGTGCAGCAGGACAATCTCACTCCTGCACTAAGCCAGGTCTGCTACAGGTAGAATGTCACAGGTGGagtggcactgccctgtcctAGCCCTCTGCTGGCTGAATTTTCTCTGCACTTCTAGTTTATTCTAACAAGGGGGTTTTCTTTGCTAGCAGCACTCAGTGCGTTATCTCACTGGAGCCAGATGAGCTTTGTCTCTGAAACGGGCGATTGGCAGCGTGAGACTATCCCAGCCAATGCAGTCTGTCTGTAAATGCTGTCCCCATCACCCTGGACGTGCCGTGTGGCTCATGCCACCTCTGCCCGTGTATGCTCTGCAcccactgctgcccagcccctcacagcccccctgccctgcagcagcgctgtcccatcctcctgcagcccccgtGGGACCCCactgtgccccagccctgcagcttgcctgcagctgcctcatTGCCCAGAAATGTGGGGAGGTTTCATTCCTGAATGAAGCATTCCGAGCATGTCTGGTGCCCCCCTCCTTGCCCTGGTTTCTCCAcagcttttctccttcctgccctttGATGTGTGgcccctcctctgctccagggcacaaaCTGCTTACCAGGTGGGGATGACTGAGATGACTGAGATCCCACCCCACAATTAGGTGCAATTTTAAGGTTATGCTTTTCCCCGAGCCCTTGCTCTGGAGTGgctcagagcaggctgctgctgtgtgttaaGGACAGGTGGGACACGGAGCAGGCTCTGGACTCAAGGAgtgtcagctcctgctggctcctgacTTCTCAGCATCCTGGCTATGGccactcctgcagcaggagttcCATggtgtagggggatagaatataagaaaataaagatagtgtagaaagtaatcttacccctaaggagttgcagctgggccaattatcagagattaggaacaggcctgactttaacaggccacagctgtgaccaatgtgaagaagatgctataaaaagAGTAGGGTGAGAAAAAGATGCTATAAAAAGAGTAGGCCCATTGAGTAGGGAATGGgtgttggctgctttgtgaagaagaaacaGTCAGTGCTCTCAGGAGTTGCCCATAAGAAACACCAAGGAGGTATcaaacttttgtgataaggagataatagcatggaacccctgcaattAGATGACAACACCATGGAGCATGGCTGGGTGAGCACCTTGATGCTCTGGTGTGACTCTGGCTGCAGAGTGCCAGGAGCCAagagggcagtgcccagcccagtTATGGCCAGGCACTGTGGCAGATCATGGACTGTGTGCTCCCCTGGGCCATTCAcccccagctggtgctgctggctctgtgctggatgagccaggcacagctctggtggTTGTTGAGGTCCTAGGACACACTTGGTGCTGTTCAGGGCACACCTTGGCTTCATGGCCCCAGAAGGGGACAGGACCGAGCTGTCTGTGGCTCCTGGAGTGGCATTTGGGCAGTGAGGAGCtcgtgtgtgtgcatgtgtgagtAAGGCATGCAGGACAGCATGTAAAAACACGTCTGGAGAGAGTAAGTCTCAGCAGAGATTAGATTAAAGTGTAATTAAACACAGAGAGCTTCCTGTCAATTACTCAATTCTTGTATAACTCTTGGGgatggctgctctgctgtcaaAGACATTTGCTGGGCACCTGTTGGAAAAAGTGCCAGGTCAGCATCTTTCCTTGTAATAAGATTTAAGAGTCTAgaagaaaactgctgaaaagTCTTACAGCTCCTCAGACAAACCTGTGATGTGTCGTGCTGCTTCATGCTCCTTGTGTACTCACAGCAAGTGACTGTGATGGGGACAAGGACATTGCAGTGGCCTGGAGGATCTCCAGGGCTCAAGTAGGAGGCTGAGGATGCTGCATGTCCCCCCCTTGGAGCATGGCCATGGCCACTGCTGGACCAGAGGGCACAggatgggagctgctgctgtccccagcccctctcaaAGGCTGTGgcatttctctccttcccctgtcaTTTGCACCCAGGCCTGAGGCTTTAGTGAGTGGCTGCAaggcagagagctctgcagctgcaggcagtaCCCAGACACGTGGGGTGCCTTTGTTTGCCTGGGTGAGCAGCCAAGTTGCAGCCCATCTCCAGCTTCGTACCAGCTGCAGATCCAAGGCAGCTGACTGGCCTGCCAAAAACCTAAACACGTCGAGGACCAGGGAGTGGCTTGTGCCAGGGCTGAATAATGATGATCCCAGCACACTTataaagagaagcagagagctCCCCACAGAGCTGGTCCTCTGCggagcatccctgtgcctcGCCCACCAAGGTATGTCTGAATTGGGAGATTCAAAATGGGAActgtctgtctgcagctggagaCAGACTGGGCTTTTCTTCTGAACTTGGGGAAAatgttactgctgctgctgtgcaggagtttccagccagggaagcagagcagcccagtgctgcagggtcTGTGCATGCCAACCTGCCCCAAGCAGAGCCCAAAGCATGTGGGCAGCATCCTGGCTCCAGCAACTGTTTGGatgtgagcagcacagctcctgcttctgctctgcaggaaaGCCTGTCCTTTCCCTCCTCACCCCATGCTTGTGGGGGTCTGTTCCTGTTGTATTTGGTGCTGATTTGAATCTGTACCAACTTCCCCACCTTGCAGTGCTGTGTATATCCTGGCATACAAAGACCCCTCCAGAGGCAGCTCTCCCACCCTGTTGCAGTGTCAGGCAGCCCTGGCTTGCCTGGGGATGTCCCTCCTGCCATGCAGGTGTACAGAGCTCACATCCATGTCCCAGGgcctcagctctctgctggctctggagtATGTTCCTTGTGCTCCACCATTTTAAAGCAAACCCTGCATTTCCCCTTGCCTTGGCTTTGGACAAACAATGACACTCCTGTGGGTCCTTGGACATTTATCACCCCTGCACCTTGCTAGGTGTCAGATGTGGGTGATGAGTACAAGTGTTCTCACCAGGTATTGCCTGGCTTttcatggagctgctgggcacagcctgagcacaggcagggcttaAGGCTGTTTTGGGACTTCTTTGGCACTCTTCTAATGATTCCTTCCTCCTTGCTGTGCCCCTGCGGTGCCCTGCTGCATGTCCTATCCCTCGTGCTGCATTTCACacaaagctctgctccagggaagccccagctcagctgttttccttctgcccAGGTGCATTTCCTGCCTGCATCCCAGTGCAGCCATGCTGGGCACGGCAGTGCGGCTCTCGGTTCTGCTCAGCCTCTTCAGCGTTGGGAAGGGCCAGATGTTTCATATGGGACCATGCCCAGATCCATCAGTTCAAGAAGAATTCGATATCAACAAGGTGAGAAAAGTTTTCTAAAAATCTCATAGGGTGCAGCTAGTGAAGCTAAGTGGGCATGGGACTGACAGCAATTGCCTGGTGCAGGGGTGGGTGGCAGCTCTGGTCACACCTTGTGCCAGTGTGGCTCcgcagctctgctctcccccagTCCCAACCACCGAGGGGCAAAAACTGTGCTGACAAAAACAGGCTGCTCTGCTTCAGCTCACTCAGGTTAAAAACATCTCTTTAAACTTTCTTCTCTCAGTATTTGGGGAAATGGTACGAGATAGAGAAGCTGCCCTCGACTTTTGAGAAAGGAAGCTGCGTCCAGGCAAATTACTCATTGAAGGAGAACGGGAAGTTCAAGGTGATCAACAAGGAGATGCTGTAAGTGTTTATGTTCCTCACTGTGGTAGTGGCACTGCTGTCACCTCTCTTGCTGTCCTCAGTGttcatttttctctaaattgccagtggctggggctgagggtgctgggggaggcagCCTGTGGTTGCAGTAGCTCTTCTGAGGGATATGGGGCTCTGGTTCCTGTGACCTGAGGATCATCAAGTCTCTGTCTCATCGTCCAAGGTGAGTGATAAGAAAATAGATCAAATGTACATGGTGACCACAGCATAAAATAGCCTGGATCTCCCCCCTGACAGGCTTGCCAGCCCCAGAGATGGCTGAGAAACTGGATGCCCTGGGTCCTGTTCTGGGGGGGGGTCATGGGGCTGGTTATGGGATGGCAGCTACCACCTTGTGCCCCTGCATGCTCAGAAGTGCCTGTGCCTtgtgctcctctctgctccagagTAAAGAGACACAAGGAAAAGGGGCAGGGAAGGTGAAGCAGATGAGTAGTTTTTACTTAAATATTTGTCAGCCTGTTTCTGGAGAATTTACCTTGCACAGGTAGTAACTGCTGTGCAAGGGGATCAGAAATCGTTGTCAGTTTAAATCAGTGGTGAAGTgaatgcttttcccttttttaggGAATTAGGGTAGTTTGCAATTATCCTGAGTCCTCCTGGATTTTTACATGGACAGATGCAGGTGTTAATTAATCTGTTTCCATCACCAGCCTGTGCTGttgtgggctgctgctgtgaggggCTGAATGGATGGGAGGGAGCGAGTTCAGTGCTGTCCCCTGTGTTCCTGGCATGGCATGGGCACTTTGTTCTGGCTCACAataacagcagcacaggaacacaTCCCTTGTgtctggggcagagcagcatgCCTGCTGTTCACAGAGTGCCCAGCACTgtctcagcagctccactgctcaggctgtgcctggcaaACAGCTGGACATTCATTTGTGCCTGCATTAATCTGTGTGAGATTCATCCAGTCATTGCTGTCACTACTGTAGCAGCTCAGGACCCTGAAATATCAGGGATATTTTGGTTGTGCATGGCTCCAGCATCAGCCCCTTgacctctgctgctggcagcattCACTTCTGCCTCCTTGGCTGTTCCTGTTTTACAGTGAAGCGTGAAGCTTTCCTGCCTGATCATCAGAGGAGGCATCCAAGTCTTGAGGCATCTGTGCAAAAATGTTGTTATGAGATGGGCAGCTCCAGTCTTAGGGcttgctgccagcagggcagtgctctgCATGAGCAGCCAAAGAAACCCTGGCTCACCACACAGGTACAGATAATTTGCCTGAGGAGGAATGTGCAGTGACCTGGAAAAAGCACAGGTGATTAAACAGAAGTGAACATGTGCCTTCCACAACTACCAGGAGCTaagctgctccctggcacatCCAAGATCATGGATGGGATCCTCCCATCCTCCCATGCTGCATTCCTCCcacccagtgcagagcagtcttactctccttcccctctgtcATTGTCACCCTGGAACCAAAGGACATCCAGCTGACAGGGCTATTTGGAGAGAGACAGCCTGGGATGCTGGGGTGCTTTAACCTGAGAGGCCATCTACCCAGCTGCACCTGGCCCAGGACCTGCTGTGCCCCGAGTGCTGCTGAACACatcctcagggctgctggggtTTACCAGTACCCATTTCAGCCACCTCTTGGCAGGTAGTTGTGTCAGGAGGGATGATTTAGTGGAAGTGAAAAAACGAGATCTCCCACTTTCCTGACTTTATTTCTCCCCTTTGTTGTTCTCCCCTTAGTGCCAATGGCAGAATCAATGAAGCTGAAGGAGAGCTCATGCACATGGATGTGAAGCAGCCGGCCAAGCTGGGCGTGCGCTTTAACTGGTGTAAGTGTGTGCTGGGAGGGCTcctggtgcccagggcagggctgtgctctgcccatTGTGCCATGGCACCAGGGGGATGGGGGGGAGCTCCCCATGTGGCTGCAGCAAAGGGCTAAAATAGACGTTGTGACCAGCAGGCAGTGGTTTGGTGGCACTGATATGCCATTTACCACTCTCAGTGGTGAACTCTTCACCAGCTGGTCTCAAAGCAAGAGAGATCAGCAGCCTTGCCATCCCTCCAGGTCATTCCAcggatggggacagggaggtgggGGAGGCAGCCCCACAGTGCTGCAAGAGCCAAGAATAAGCTTGTTTCTCTGCACACTATGGTACAGCTACTTGCCCACGCTGTCTCTAAGTACAAGTGGCTTTTAATAACCATTAATTATATGGTTTTGTTCGCTTGTTCCTTCCCTTGTCACTCTAACACTCCACAGGGGCCTCCTCAGGTGCTGTGCCACATTGCACAGCACTTTGCTCTGTCTGCAGCAACACTGGAAAGTGAGCTGCAGTGTCCCCTTGGATCACGTTTTATTCTGCTCCCTGGCACCTTTTCTTTGGCAGTTTCATAGCTCTCTTTTGCAGAGGGGCTATTTGGAGAAATGGGTGGAGGAGGGGTAGTTGCAAAGGCAGTACAATGACTGTTCCATGAGCACAGCCAGACTGGATTCTGTGCTGCTACTGCACCACCACAGCCATTTCACCTGCAGcatgtgcagccccagccgCCTTCACTGCGTGTGAgccccagagagcagctctgagctcagctcagAGTTTGGTTTGTGTTCCTCCTGTCACCCGTGTCAGCTCCTAGCACTACAGCTTCTTCCTGGCAGCCAGCACCCCCACACTggtgaggctgggctggctttCATCAGCCCAGGAGAGCTGTTCAGGTCATAGCGTTAACTTTCCAGAAAGACCTTCACAGTTAGGGCTTTGTGTCTTTCCCAAGTTCTTCTGGGCAGAACAAGGAGTCCTGGTAGGCTTTTATAAATTATAGCTGCCTGTACTGACCACAAGTGTGCAGCAGCCAAAGTGGGAACAgtcccaggagctgtggctggggtgcagcagagctgtccaGAGCTGGTTACACACGGCAATCACGGTGCCCTCCTCTCTCCTAGTCATGCCTGCTGCCCCTTACTGGGTCATCTCCACTGACTATGAAAATTACTCCCTGGTTTACTCCTGCACTAACATCCTCTGGCTCTTCCACATGGACTATGCCTGGATTCTGTCAAGAGCTCCTGACATGCACCCAGAAACCGTGGAGAACCTGAAGGGTGTTCTCCAGTCCTACAAGATCGACACCGATAAAATGATCCCCACTGACCAGGCCAACTGCCCTGCTGAGATGTAACTCCTGGCATGCAGTGACACAGCACCAGACCAGAGACAAACTTTGTTGCTTGCTTTATTATCCATTAGAATTTGTCTGTGTACCTGAGAATTTTAATAGCAGTAGGTTCCTCTTTGCTAACAGTAGTTTGCCAGCCCAGATGTACTCCTTGCTGCCATTCCCTATATTGCTCTTCCCcctctttttgtctttctctgaCTTTTGTAGCATAACTGACTGAGTCAGTGCTAATGggtgaaagaaagaaaccctGCAGTGCAGACCTgacactctgctgctgctgtgagtcCTCCAGGATGTGAAAGGGAAGGGGTATGAGTTGTCATGTGCAAGTATTAGTCCTGGGGAAAAATCGTTCATCACACAGCCCCAAGTTCATTTCCAAATTTTGTCTTGATGCTTCTGGGCCTGCCAGGAATCTACAGTGTCTGAGCTacactgggcactgccttagCAGCAGCAACATCCAGACATGGTGGGTCAGTCCTGCAGCCTGAGGCAGGGGGAATTGAAAGCtttccagagcagggctgtaGGCATTTGTAAGTTAGCAGACCTCCTTGCCAGAAATCAGATCTTGCcctttgtattttaaatctaaaaatatcCAGAGATTCAGCATCACTCCATCCCTAATGTCTATATGTGTCCTTCTCTTGCCTCTAATGAGGCTGGTCCTGCCCTCCCAAGGGGCCAGCTCTGACTGTGCTTGTAAGCAGACATAAAGAGATGGGGCTGCTCCCTTGTTCTGTCTTCCAGAGGCTTTCCCCTGAACAGCAGGAGACAGCAGGCTCTGCCTGACatcctgccactgctgctgcacgTGCTGAGTACCTGCTGGTGCTGCATCTGCCCTGGCAGGTGTTCAGCAGGCACCACGACAACTCTGCTTGGATAGCATTCATGCAACTCATTAAAAATGATATAAAAATACCTGCTTCAGGCCTTTTGTAccctcccagctgcacagcttttgccagcaggctggggggCTCAGTGTGTGGGGCCTGCTCCTCCTccggggctgcagcaccaccacagcagggctgcagtgaaCATGACAACCACAGCTGAAGGGAAATGGTTTGTTCCAGGAGCCTGgagctctctccagctctccagggTTGGATGTATGGGCACCTCCCATTGTCTGAGTCCTGCCAGCAAATTTGTGTTGTGGCTTTGGCTGACAGTGAcccccatctcctgctgcttttactGACATGTAGAAATAATGACACGGATGTAGAATGCTGTAAATCTGCAGGAAGCATTCTACACTTATTTTGGTGGGACCCTGGTGGTGTGggtgtgctgcagagcacttTCTTGCCCTGGGAGAGCtacaggagctgagcaggaagcCAGTATGTCACTAATCTTTACCAGTCAGAGGAGGCCAGGATGGGAGGGACCAGAAACAACTGCCATGTTGAAGTCATTATCCCTTTAAACTTTCAAATCCTAATGCCACAGTTCCTGTGACATAGAATTAAACACTCCACCCAATTTTTCAGGCTATAAGGATGATGGACATGCCAGGATACAAACAACTGCTCAGTTATTCCCAAGTGTGTCAGATTCTGGGTGTAATCATTTCATCACTGCTTCGTCAGGTTCCTATTTTCCTTCTCACATGGATGGTGCTGCTGTAGCCCTCAGTCTGTGTGAAGCAAGCCCATGGCACGGTGACTGTGCAGGCACTGAGCCCTAGGGGTGGGAACCTGCAGTTCCATGGGCAGGGcaagcactgcccagcactggatctggctgggaatgggatctcCAGGTGTGGCAGAGAAATGGGAATGTTTCACTCACAGACAAGCCCCTGCCATGCCTGGGCCCTCTGGAGACTGCACTGGCTCCTTCATTGTGCTACAGACACCGTGACAAacctgggctgctctgacaaACATGGTGTGCTGGGGgcatcacagcccagctgcagcctgccctgccactgccagctggtgtccccagcacaaCAGCACACATGGGACACCCTGCAAACCCTCGGGTGTGGGTGGCAGTGCCAAACAGGCACCAGCCCCACACAGTCCCAAGAGCTCTGTGGATGTGCAGAcgcccccagggcagcacacGCCAGACctctgtgtccgtgtgtcctcATCAAAGGAGGTGTAGATCTGAACAGGAGATGCCAagaagatggagccaggctcttctcagtagCACCAACCACTAGGATGAGAGGCAATAGGCAGCAAGTGATGCACAGGAGATTTCACCTGAACACGAGGAAGAACTACTTTACTGTGCAGGTAATGGAGCACtagaacagattgcccagagaggctgtgaagTTTCTGTCACTGGACATATTCAAGAACaatctggacacaatcctgtgcaatGTGACCCCTTCTGACCTGaccagttctgtgattctgtgtctGGTCCCTgcatctctgtccctgtgtcccccagtgtcACTGTATCCCCGTGTCCGTGTATCTGTGTCCGTGTCCCTGCCGTGTCCATGTGTCCCTCTAtccccgtgtccgtgtgtccctttatccctgtgtccctgccgtgtccgtgtgtccctctATCCttgtgtccgtgtgtccctctatccctgtgtccctgccgtgtccatgtgtccctctatccccgtgtccgtgtgtcccttTATCCCTGTGTCCGTGTCCGTgccgtgtccgtgtgtccctctATCCTCGTGTCCGTGTGTTCCTctatccctgtgtccctgccgtgtccatgtgtccctctatccccgtgtccgtgtgtcccttTATCCCTGTGTCCGTGTCCGTgccgtgtccgtgtgtccctctatccctgtgtccctgccgtgtccgtgtgtccctctATCCttgtgtccatgtgtccctcTATCCttgtgtccgtgtgtccctctatccctgtgtccgtgtgtccctctATCCTTGAGTCCGTGTGTCCCTCGATCCCCGTGTCCGCGCTCCCCGCGCACGCAGAGCGCCCCCTCGCGGTCGCGCCGGCGCACggcggcagggggcgctgtcGGTCCGccggccgccagggggcgcaGGCACGCGGGCTGAGGCGCTggcgcggggcgggcccggccggggcggtggcggcggcggcggcggcggcggaaccgggcgggcggcgcggccaTGGAGGAGCCGTCGGTACCGGACGCC is a genomic window containing:
- the APOD gene encoding apolipoprotein D translates to MLGTAVRLSVLLSLFSVGKGQMFHMGPCPDPSVQEEFDINKYLGKWYEIEKLPSTFEKGSCVQANYSLKENGKFKVINKEMLANGRINEAEGELMHMDVKQPAKLGVRFNWFMPAAPYWVISTDYENYSLVYSCTNILWLFHMDYAWILSRAPDMHPETVENLKGVLQSYKIDTDKMIPTDQANCPAEM